A single Pieris rapae chromosome 2, ilPieRapa1.1, whole genome shotgun sequence DNA region contains:
- the LOC111002901 gene encoding uncharacterized protein LOC111002901 has translation MTMSTLHKNAIITGSFDSYCLLCEVHLKDNAEDHIHVPEHKENLQNSNYVQKYKFHHIRKVLKGYYCEFCNILLPTLVNIGLHVTSKNHERKVGIGLLKEVDGGVTAFDRMFIDNQAWNGLIEDTICCLCSEEFNDKSVHLKQPSHILHLIQKDVHMKEHGIVYRNVDTTTLHCMVCNIILAIKDGDLHFDSTPHLDQFRKSCELKNKLDENSIKTRIDKIIKQEVKPPVIEHSTCVKNKETDVKKCTDNNNNNSKHNDVIKTEEDKKTNAAKTKPEESKIEDGLRHPFQAKEEAKLLAKKNKIKYKFAKQSAYCCVCDVTISSSLKRIKEHIEESSHKKNLLRNEMPANCKKANIKIVTVPYGIFVNCITEYESALISGPFGNWTVLNEELCIESISHLLFTVNCSLIRCQACKETVDISNLQTHKDSHRHVKAIMFIPVVITLKGEFVREIQTGLYHCGFCNLVAGDWENLTMHLESDTHHKRKHQCHLQHVLLKRLVN, from the exons atGACGATGTCAACGTTGCATAAAAACGCAATAATAACAGGTAGTTTTGATTCATACTGCCTCCTTTGTGAAGTTCATTTAAAGGACAACGCGGAAGATCATATCCACGTGCCTGAgcataaagaaaatttacagAATTCCAACTATGTACAGAAGTATAAATTTCATCATATACGTaaa gtATTGAAAGGATACTATTGCGAATTCTGTAATATTCTCCTACCGACCTTAGTTAACATAGGTCTTCATGTTACATCCAAAAACCACGAACGTAAAGTAGGAATTGGACTTTTGAAAGAAGTAGATGGAGGCGTCACTGCTTTTGACCGGATGTTTATAGACAATCAGGCATGGAATGGTCTTATCGAAGACACAATTTGTTGCCTCTGCAGTGAagaatttaatgataaatctGTGCATTTAAAGCAGCCTTCGCATATTCTTCACCTCATTCAAAAAGATGTACACATGAAGGAACACGGAATTGTATACCGAAAT gttgATACCACTACCTTACATTGTATGGTTTGCAATATAATCTTAGCAATTAAGGACGGTGATTTACATTTTGATAGTACACCACATTTGGATCAATTTCGTAAAAGCTGTgagctcaaaaataaattagacgaaaattcgataaaaacaagaattgacaaaataataaaacaggaGGTAAAGCCGCCTGTAATTGAACATTCTAcatgtgttaaaaataaagaaaccgATGTCAAAAAGTgcactgataataataataataatagcaaacaTAATGACGTAATAAAAACTGAAGAAGACAAAAAAACGAATGCAGCCAAAACTAAACCAGAAGAAAGCAAAATAGAAGACGGACTGCGTCACCCATTCCAAGCTAAGGAAGAAGCAAAGTTACTtgctaaaaaaaacaaaatcaaatataagttCGCCAAACAAAGTGCTTACTGCTGCGTGTGCGATGTCACCATATCATCGTCTCTGAAAAGAATTAAAGAACACATAGAAGAAAGtagtcataaaaaaaatcttctaagAAATGAAATGCCAGCGAATTGTAAGAAAGCTAATATTAAGATTGTTACAGTTCCTTATGGGATTTTCGTAAATTGCATTACGGAGTATGAAAGCGCGCTAATATCCGGACCATTTGGTAATTGGACTGTTCTAAATGAGGAGCTTTGTATAGAGTCTATAAGCCACTTATTGTTTACAGTAAATTGTTCATTAATACGATGTCAAGCATGTAAGGAAACAGTTGACATTTCAAATCTACAAACACACAAAGATAGTCACAGACATGTGAAAGCGATAATGTTTATTCCCGTGGTTATTACACTGAAAGGTGAATTCGTTAGAGAG attcAAACTGGACTGTACCACTGTGGTTTCTGCAATCTAGTAGCTGGAGATTGGGAAAATTTAACAATGCATTTGGAATCAGACACACATCATAAAAGGAAACATCAATGTCATTTACAGCATGTCCTTTTGAAACGATTAGTTAACTAG